One window of the Scylla paramamosain isolate STU-SP2022 chromosome 22, ASM3559412v1, whole genome shotgun sequence genome contains the following:
- the LOC135111419 gene encoding histidine-rich glycoprotein-like, with product MKFYVCAAVGLLAVVALVHADPEPEALAEADPEASRPYYHHYGYPYYYYGRPYHHYGYYHHHHHKRSAEPEAAADADASRYNYHRHGYYGHPRYYGHPHYYGHPHHPHKRSADPEPSADASPEPSRAYYHGHYYGYPGHYYGYGHRYYYGYPRKYYH from the coding sequence GTGTGTGCGGCTGTGGGCCTCCTGGCAGTGGTGGCGCTGGTGCACGCCGACCCTGAGCCCGAGGCCCTTGCTGAGGCTGACCCTGAAGCCTCCCGcccctactaccaccactatggCTACCCCTACTACTATTACGGCCGCCCTTACCACCACTAcggctactaccaccaccaccaccacaagcggTCTGCTGAACCCGAGGCTGCGGCTGATGCTGACGCGTCCAGATACAACTACCACCGCCACGGCTACTACGGCCACCCTCGCTACTACGGCCACCCTCACTACTACggccacccccaccacccccacaagCGTTCTGCTGACCCAGAGCCCAGCGCTGACGCTTCCCCTGAGCCCAGCCGCGCCTACTACCACGGCCACTACTACGGCTACCCCGGCCACTACTACGGTTATggccaccgctactactacggTTACCCCCGCAAATACTACCACTAG